One genomic region from Bacteroidales bacterium WCE2008 encodes:
- a CDS encoding excinuclease ABC subunit A yields MGKEYIEIRGAKAHNLKGASLSIPRNEFVVVTGLSGSGKSSLAFDTIYAEGQRRYMDTLSTYAKHFMGILEKPEVEEITGLSPIIAIEQKTTGNNPRSTVGTITEIYDFLRLLYARASRAYSPSTGKEMVRYTDEQITDLILTNYGGRKCYLLAPLVRGRKGHYKELFDQMRKRGYTQVRIDGELKDLSEVTQLDRYKAHFIELVIDKLKPDASDAKRIRESVLTALTRGKGSLAVMDMETGALQHYSRHLVDPDSGLSLQEPAPHSFSFNSPEGYCPHCKGLGMIVDVNIDAIIPDRNVSIADGGIVPLGKIRETRKFDIIRSIARKYNFSLYDPIAAIPDEAVSLIVFGSDELFRVGDGALSEMVAFPGIVDDIDDKIVCPVCKGTRLNEQTNCFRIDGKTIAEVSSMEISALKEWLDSLPEKMTGRENRIGRDILKELRERVRFMLDVGLDYLSLDRATASLSGGESQRIRLATQIGSKLVNVLYILDEPSIGLHQRDNRKLINSLKELRDEGNSIMVVEHDAETMYASDWLVDVGPGAGEEGGRICLSAPADYLLKGKKPDPDTLKHCIVGPSLTLEYLRGASEIAVPKHRRLGNGNSLGLRGASGNNLKNIDIDFPLGCFIGISGVSGSGKSSLINETLMPILKNKFYNAKLKPLPYTALHGIRNIDKLIEIDQSPIGRTPRSNPATFTGVFNDIRTLFAETVDAKVRGFGSGRFSFNVPGGRCEACKGAGIKVIEMNFLPSVHVPCDECRGRRYKDDTLAVRYKGKNINDVLEMPISEAYEFFKPVPKIAQKLKALLDVGLGYVHLGQSAVTLSGGESQRMKLAAELFRKATGNTLYILDEPTTGLHFEDIKVLLGVLQQLVDQGNTVIIIEHNLDVLKSVDYIFDLGPDGGRRGGYIVAEGTPEQLAKNPDSVTGPYLKEVL; encoded by the coding sequence ATGGGTAAAGAATATATCGAAATACGAGGAGCGAAGGCCCACAACCTCAAAGGAGCGAGCCTGAGCATCCCGCGCAACGAATTTGTCGTCGTCACCGGACTCAGCGGCAGCGGCAAGTCTTCGCTTGCATTCGACACGATATACGCAGAAGGCCAGAGAAGGTACATGGATACGCTGAGCACCTATGCGAAGCATTTCATGGGCATTCTGGAGAAGCCTGAGGTCGAGGAGATCACCGGTCTCAGCCCGATAATCGCAATCGAGCAGAAGACTACCGGCAACAACCCGCGTTCGACCGTAGGCACGATAACAGAGATATACGATTTCCTGCGACTGCTATACGCCAGGGCTTCGAGGGCCTATTCCCCTTCCACCGGGAAGGAGATGGTCCGCTATACCGACGAGCAGATCACAGACCTGATACTTACGAACTACGGAGGCCGCAAATGTTACCTTCTCGCTCCGCTCGTCAGAGGGCGTAAAGGCCATTACAAGGAGCTCTTCGACCAGATGCGCAAGCGCGGATATACGCAGGTACGCATCGACGGCGAGCTGAAGGATCTTTCCGAGGTGACCCAGCTGGACAGGTACAAGGCCCATTTCATCGAGCTCGTGATCGACAAGCTCAAGCCGGACGCCTCGGATGCCAAGCGTATCCGCGAGTCGGTACTTACCGCCCTTACGAGAGGCAAAGGCTCCCTGGCAGTAATGGACATGGAGACCGGTGCCCTGCAGCATTATTCAAGACATCTCGTCGATCCTGACAGCGGGCTTTCGCTGCAGGAACCGGCGCCTCATTCGTTCTCGTTCAACTCTCCGGAGGGCTACTGTCCGCACTGCAAAGGCCTCGGAATGATTGTCGATGTCAATATCGATGCGATAATCCCTGACCGCAATGTTTCGATCGCCGACGGAGGTATCGTCCCTCTCGGAAAGATACGGGAAACCAGAAAATTCGATATTATACGCTCTATAGCGCGCAAATACAATTTCTCCCTTTATGATCCTATAGCCGCGATTCCGGACGAAGCCGTGTCTCTGATAGTTTTCGGTTCGGACGAGCTGTTCAGGGTCGGGGACGGCGCCCTCTCGGAGATGGTGGCCTTCCCCGGGATTGTGGATGACATAGACGACAAGATCGTATGTCCGGTCTGCAAAGGCACGCGTCTGAATGAGCAGACCAACTGTTTCCGGATCGACGGAAAGACGATCGCGGAAGTTTCGTCGATGGAGATTAGCGCCCTGAAGGAGTGGCTGGATTCGCTGCCGGAGAAGATGACCGGCAGGGAGAACAGGATCGGACGCGACATTCTCAAGGAGCTCCGGGAAAGGGTCCGTTTCATGCTGGACGTCGGCCTGGACTATCTTTCTCTGGACAGGGCTACCGCATCCCTTTCCGGAGGTGAAAGCCAGCGCATCCGTCTGGCCACACAGATAGGCTCCAAGCTGGTCAATGTGCTCTACATCCTCGATGAGCCGAGCATCGGCCTGCATCAGAGAGACAACCGGAAGCTGATCAATTCGCTGAAGGAGCTGCGCGACGAGGGCAACTCGATCATGGTCGTCGAACATGATGCCGAGACCATGTATGCGTCCGACTGGCTCGTAGATGTCGGTCCGGGCGCCGGAGAGGAAGGAGGCCGGATCTGCCTGAGCGCTCCGGCGGACTATCTCCTGAAGGGAAAGAAGCCTGATCCGGACACGCTGAAGCATTGTATCGTCGGCCCGTCCCTGACGCTGGAGTATCTGCGCGGGGCCTCCGAGATCGCCGTCCCTAAGCACAGGCGGCTGGGGAACGGGAATTCTCTCGGACTGCGAGGAGCGTCGGGCAACAATCTCAAGAATATAGACATAGATTTTCCGCTGGGATGCTTCATCGGCATAAGCGGAGTCAGCGGCAGCGGCAAGTCTTCTCTCATCAACGAGACGCTGATGCCTATACTGAAGAACAAGTTCTACAATGCCAAGCTTAAGCCGCTTCCTTATACGGCTCTGCACGGCATCAGGAATATAGACAAGCTTATCGAGATCGACCAGAGTCCTATTGGACGCACTCCCCGGAGCAATCCGGCCACCTTTACTGGAGTATTCAACGATATCCGCACTCTGTTTGCGGAGACCGTCGATGCCAAGGTACGCGGTTTCGGTTCGGGAAGGTTCTCGTTCAATGTCCCGGGAGGACGGTGCGAGGCCTGCAAGGGAGCGGGCATCAAGGTCATCGAGATGAACTTCCTGCCGTCCGTACATGTTCCATGCGACGAGTGCCGCGGGCGCAGGTACAAGGACGATACTCTTGCTGTGCGTTACAAGGGAAAGAATATAAATGACGTACTGGAGATGCCTATCAGCGAGGCCTACGAGTTCTTCAAGCCTGTGCCGAAGATTGCGCAGAAGCTTAAGGCCCTGCTTGATGTCGGGCTCGGATATGTGCATCTGGGCCAGTCGGCCGTGACGCTTTCCGGAGGTGAAAGCCAGCGCATGAAACTTGCGGCCGAACTTTTCCGAAAGGCTACGGGAAATACGCTTTATATTCTTGACGAGCCTACCACAGGCCTGCATTTTGAAGATATAAAAGTATTGCTCGGGGTTCTGCAGCAGCTTGTGGACCAGGGTAATACTGTAATTATAATCGAGCATAATCTGGACGTGCTCAAGTCGGTGGATTATATTTTCGATCTCGGTCCGGACGGCGGACGCAGGGGCGGATATATAGTTGCCGAGGGTACTCCGGAGCAGCTTGCCAAGAATCCGGATTCGGTTACCGGACCATATTTAAAGGAAGTACTATGA
- a CDS encoding uridine kinase has product MTSIRILCKNTGKYISVEAGSSLYEISEQFCKVVKDPKTGVEYRVISALVDNKLKELDFTVFHPHEVEFLGYNHADGRRTYIRSLAFMLQNAVRKIYPDKILVVDHSLPSGLYCEILSYDENDTTDIHAHSKPVVPDLELLKQEMKNLSSRDLRFTKKKIPAEEGIKIFENNKQFHKARLEESLGRFFLSVYYLDGQADTFHGPLAYSTGVIKVFNLVHFGKGFCLQYPSISDPQKVIPYKEQSKVASSLEEYSQWCKTIGILGVGTLNKAIRNGRAIELINISEARMERHYADIADKIFAEKSRIRIVFIAGPSSSGKTSSSLRIAQQCKVLGMKPKVIELDNYFVSRKFTPRDEDGNLDFECLEAMDLKLLNKHLNALLAGEKVELPRFDFLRGEPVFEGNFMQLEDNDILIMEGIHALDPAMVPEVDNNRIFRVYASALTSLNLDENNNISTSDNRILRRMVRDYNYRGHTPENTINGWQSVRRGEEKYIFPFQENADAQINTALMYELPLLKYYAEPLLRRITPNSPAYTEAVRLLKFLDYIVALQPNEIAAIPPTSIMREFIGGQTL; this is encoded by the coding sequence ATGACATCTATCAGAATCTTATGCAAGAATACGGGCAAGTACATCAGTGTGGAGGCCGGTTCCTCTCTTTACGAGATCTCCGAGCAGTTCTGCAAGGTTGTAAAGGACCCGAAGACGGGAGTCGAATACAGGGTCATTTCGGCCCTTGTGGACAACAAGCTCAAGGAGCTTGACTTTACCGTCTTCCATCCGCATGAGGTGGAGTTCCTCGGCTATAACCATGCCGACGGCCGGAGGACATATATCCGTTCTCTGGCTTTCATGCTCCAGAACGCGGTGCGCAAGATCTATCCGGACAAGATTCTGGTGGTGGACCATTCGCTGCCGAGCGGTCTCTACTGCGAGATTCTCTCATATGATGAGAATGATACGACAGATATCCATGCCCATTCGAAGCCTGTCGTTCCGGATCTGGAGCTGCTGAAGCAGGAGATGAAGAACCTTTCTTCAAGGGATCTCCGTTTCACCAAGAAGAAGATTCCGGCAGAGGAAGGGATTAAGATATTCGAGAACAACAAACAGTTCCATAAGGCACGTCTTGAGGAGTCGCTTGGACGATTCTTCCTCAGCGTATATTATCTTGACGGCCAGGCCGACACTTTCCATGGGCCTCTCGCATATTCTACCGGGGTGATCAAGGTGTTCAATCTGGTGCATTTCGGCAAGGGATTCTGCCTTCAGTACCCTTCTATCTCCGATCCTCAGAAGGTTATCCCTTACAAGGAGCAGTCTAAGGTTGCATCATCTCTCGAGGAATATTCCCAGTGGTGCAAGACTATCGGCATACTCGGAGTGGGCACTCTCAACAAGGCTATCCGTAACGGCCGTGCAATCGAGCTTATCAACATTTCAGAGGCGCGGATGGAGCGTCATTATGCCGATATCGCCGACAAGATCTTTGCCGAGAAGTCCCGGATAAGGATTGTGTTCATCGCAGGTCCTTCTTCAAGCGGCAAGACGTCTTCTTCGCTGCGTATCGCCCAGCAGTGCAAGGTACTGGGCATGAAGCCTAAAGTAATCGAGCTGGACAATTATTTCGTTTCGCGTAAGTTCACTCCGCGGGATGAGGACGGGAATCTTGATTTCGAGTGTCTGGAGGCCATGGACCTCAAGCTTCTGAACAAGCATCTGAATGCTTTGCTTGCCGGAGAGAAGGTCGAGCTCCCGCGTTTTGATTTCCTCCGTGGCGAGCCTGTTTTCGAGGGCAATTTCATGCAGCTGGAAGACAATGATATCCTTATCATGGAGGGTATCCATGCTCTTGATCCTGCGATGGTCCCTGAGGTGGACAACAACCGTATCTTCAGGGTCTACGCTTCAGCCCTGACGTCTCTGAATCTTGACGAGAACAACAATATCTCCACTTCCGACAACCGTATCCTCCGCCGCATGGTCCGGGATTACAATTACCGCGGGCATACTCCGGAGAATACTATTAACGGGTGGCAGAGCGTACGCCGTGGCGAGGAGAAGTATATCTTCCCGTTCCAGGAGAATGCCGATGCGCAGATAAACACGGCTTTGATGTACGAGCTTCCTCTTCTGAAGTACTATGCTGAGCCTCTGCTCCGCCGTATCACTCCTAACAGCCCGGCCTACACCGAGGCCGTACGCCTGCTGAAGTTCCTTGACTATATCGTCGCTCTTCAGCCTAACGAGATCGCCGCCATTCCTCCGACTTCGATAATGCGCGAATTCATTGGCGGCCAGACCCTCTAG
- a CDS encoding Phospholipase_D-nuclease N-terminal, which translates to MSTLIYLAGIVLAIVAVLDIVKKPIKTSGKIIASVILLLTSWVGLIIYYLYAKDHLTDWFK; encoded by the coding sequence ATGAGTACATTAATTTACCTTGCAGGCATCGTCCTGGCAATCGTCGCAGTTCTTGACATCGTCAAGAAGCCTATCAAGACAAGCGGAAAGATAATCGCTTCAGTCATCCTTCTGCTGACCAGCTGGGTCGGTCTTATCATCTACTACCTCTACGCCAAGGACCACCTCACCGACTGGTTCAAATAA
- a CDS encoding ABC-type cobalamin/Fe3+-siderophores transport system, ATPase component → MLVDSVHLEFGQQIVLRSAFITSETGKVTGLFGRNGVGKSCLFRCIMGGIKAQNLFVRFNDEMDTDYNSIGKRVKYLPQGLFMPARMTLKEAFDLYHVDYDGLVSFDVRFLNKQGKRFHELSGGEARLAEIYLVLRSASEFCLLDEPFSYIAPKDVEKIQNLILAEKKRKGIIVSDHMYEALLPVSDELYLIKDGYTFPIQTKADLIKHGYII, encoded by the coding sequence ATGCTGGTTGACAGCGTGCATCTCGAATTCGGTCAGCAGATCGTCCTCCGGAGTGCGTTCATAACTTCCGAGACCGGCAAGGTTACCGGCCTCTTCGGAAGGAACGGGGTCGGGAAGTCCTGTCTGTTCAGGTGCATAATGGGCGGGATTAAGGCCCAGAACCTGTTCGTGCGGTTCAACGATGAGATGGATACCGACTACAACAGTATCGGCAAAAGGGTAAAGTATCTTCCCCAGGGCTTGTTCATGCCGGCGAGGATGACGCTGAAGGAAGCGTTTGACTTGTACCATGTCGACTACGACGGTCTGGTGTCGTTTGACGTACGTTTCCTGAATAAACAGGGGAAGCGCTTCCATGAGCTCTCCGGAGGAGAGGCCCGGCTCGCGGAAATATACCTTGTGCTCAGGTCTGCCTCCGAATTCTGCCTTCTGGACGAGCCATTCTCCTACATCGCCCCGAAGGACGTGGAGAAGATACAGAATCTCATCCTCGCGGAAAAGAAGCGCAAGGGAATCATAGTCTCCGACCATATGTATGAGGCACTGCTACCCGTGTCGGACGAGCTCTACCTGATCAAGGACGGCTACACCTTCCCCATCCAGACAAAAGCCGACCTCATCAAGCACGGCTACATTATTTGA